ACAGCTTGCGCATTCGCATCTACTATCGCGCATATAAGCTCAGGTGCTTCCTGAGCGATAGAAGGATTGGCTGCAGGCTGCATGTTTGCCGCCATTTTTGCATTTCTGGAGGTAATTGGGCCCGACAGAGTCTGCATAATCGTGGACGGTGAAATTGTCAGACCTTCCATTGCCAACCTGCTCTCAAACTTTCAGAATTCAGACTACCTCGTTCTGTCACGCTCCTAGTTCCCCGGCTGTCAGTCGAGACGATGACGTTTCAGTCCCTGAAGGACTTACCCTTCATGAAGACCCATGTGTGGCTCTCCGGCAAGTCGAACAACGCTGCAGCGAGTGTTTCAGCACTCCTGTCTACCGGCAGAGGCAAGGTTCGGCGAGGGCGGGTACTCTTCTTGAAAACGATTTGTACGGGTTGCTTTTCTTGCAGCTGAGTGGTCATGCCAACCTCCTCGGGGTCTCCAGCGCCTGCGGGTCGTCTTTATAGAACTCCCAAGCTTCGTGGATCCTCATCGCGAGATTCCAAGCAGCCTTATTAGTGACAGGAAGTATGTCGCGTATGTCGACGGCATCAGGATTAGAGAAAGCCGAGCAAATATGAAAAGCCTGAACCCATGTCCCGAGCGAGTGCTTGGAGCTTCTGAGTGCACTGTGGGACTTGACGCTGAACTGTGTGCGACATGTCCGACACCTGTAAGGCAGCGGCCTACGGTCTGGCGGTCGGGCGATGTTACTGGAGTCGCATCTAGGGCATGTGATACCGTTGGGCCATCTACGCGCGGTGAGCCACGCCTCGGCCAAACTCTCGTTCTCGTAGCGCTGGAGGATGTCAAGTAGCGCCAGATTTACTGTGGAGGGATTCTCGTCTTCAACAGCGGGCTCAGGTGGTTGGTGCCGAGACTCGTCGGGAGTTGAATGCGTGCTCATGAAGAAAGCCCCCTTGCGGTACAGGTTGCGCAGTGCTACCAACGCTTCCTCCTAAACAGGCAACCGCGCAGGGGCGCGGTGCGCCCCTGGCAAGGAGAGACCGCGGGATGCGGCCAATCCCAGCCTGTTTAGGACTAAGTGGTTGGTAGCATGAAGAATGCTATCCATTTGGCTGAAATCTGTCAATGGACGGCCTTATCCGTAATCGTCCCAAGAACGGTGTGGGATTTTGTATAGAGGCTGAGAGTGCGTGTTCTCTCAAGTTCGATTATGACGCGCTATGCGTTCACCAACTCGCCCACG
This DNA window, taken from Chloroflexota bacterium, encodes the following:
- a CDS encoding transposase; the protein is MVALRNLYRKGAFFMSTHSTPDESRHQPPEPAVEDENPSTVNLALLDILQRYENESLAEAWLTARRWPNGITCPRCDSSNIARPPDRRPLPYRCRTCRTQFSVKSHSALRSSKHSLGTWVQAFHICSAFSNPDAVDIRDILPVTNKAAWNLAMRIHEAWEFYKDDPQALETPRRLA